From the Rhinolophus sinicus isolate RSC01 linkage group LG02, ASM3656204v1, whole genome shotgun sequence genome, one window contains:
- the TMEM106C gene encoding transmembrane protein 106C, which yields MGSQHSTSARPRSYKRKKDDREDLLDEREQEEAIAQFPYVEFTGRDSVTCLTCQGTGYIPTEQVNELVALIPHSDQRLRPQRTKQYVLLSVLLCLLASGLVVFFLFPHSVLVDDDGIRVVKVTFNKQDSLVILAIKATLKIRNSNFYSVAVTSLSSQVQYMNTVVGSYVTTDSSLIPPRSEQLVNFTVQAEMGGPYSYVYFFCTLPDIQVHNIVIFMRTSVKISYMGHVTQSSLETHHYVDCGANSTAV from the exons ATGGGATCCCAGCATTCCACCTCTGCCCGCCCCCGTTCCTACAAGCGGAAGAAAGATGACAGGGAGGATTTGCTGGATGAGCGGGAGCAGGAAGAAGCGATTGCCCAGTTCCCGTATGTGGAGTTCACGGGTCGGGACAGCGTCACCTGCCTCACGTGCCAAGGGACAGGCTACATTCCAACAG AGCAAGTAAATGAGTTGGTAGCTTTGATCCCACACAGTGATCAGAGATTGCGCCCTCAGAGAAC TAAGCAGTATGTCCTCCTGTCTGTCCTGCTCTGTCTCCTGGCATCTGGTTTGGtggttttcttcctgtttccacATTCAGTCCTTGTGGATGATGATGGCATCAGAGTGGTGAAAGTCACATTTAATAAGCAGGACTCTCTTGTAATCCTCGCCATCAAG GCCACCCTGAAAATCAGGAACTCCAATTTCTACTCTGTGGCAGTGACCAGCCTGTCCAGCCAGGTTCAGTACATGAACACAGTGGTTGGGTCATATGTGACAACTGATAGCTCCCTCATCCCACCTCGGAGCGAGCAACTG GTGAATTTTACGGTACAGGCTGAGATGGGAGGACCATATTCCTATGTGTA CTTCTTCTGCACCTTACCTGACATccaggtgcacaacatagtgatcTTCATGAG AACTTCAGTGAAGATTTCATATATGGGCCACGTGACCCAGAGCTCCTTGGAGACACATCACTATGTGGATTGTGGAGCAAATTCCACAGCTGTTTAG